The Cellvibrio polysaccharolyticus genomic interval AAAAATGATGTAAAAAAATATTATTGTTTTCGATTTTTATTCCTGGCTCGCTGCTTTTACAAAGCAGCGAGCCAGACGAAACAGTTATTCCAAAGACAGCTGGCGCCACTCATTCAGCAACAGCGCCAACTTTTCCCGCTGCGCGGCATTGAGTGCAACCACGCCAGGCGCACGTACCGGCCCAACCGGGAAGCCCATTTGCACCAGTGCTTCTTTCACCACGGTCACGTTAGCGCCGTTGGCTTCATAGGTGCGCATAATTTCGAAATCGGCAATGGCATCAACCAGCGCGCGCGCCTTGTTTTGATCGCCCTCTTCCAATGCGCGGTAAAAACGCAGCGATAATTCCGGGTTTACGTTGACCAGTCCGGAGGTAAAACCGCGTGCACCACACGCGTAGAAAGGCAGCGCCCAGCTTTCTGCCAAACCGCAAATCCATTGAAATGCCTGCCCTTTGGTAGCGCGAATGGATTCGGCAAGACGAATGGGATCAGGCACGGCATATTTCACACCGATCACATTGGGTATTTCTGCCATGCGCGCAAAATGTTCCGGCAATAACAAAGGGCTGCGAGCGTAGGCAATGATCGGCAAATCGGTGGAGTCGGCAATTTGACGAACGTAATCAACCACCAGACGCGCCGAACAGAATGGGTCAACCGGCTGGTGAATCATCAACGCATCTACCCCGGCTTTTTTGGCGGCGGCGGCGAGTTTTATCGCCTCGCGCGCACTTCGGCCAATACCGGCAGTGACACAGGAACGACCGGCGTTGGCTTCTACTGCCAGCTCATACACGCGGGTAACTTCGTCCAGATCCTGCGCATAAAATTCGCCGGTATTGCCGCCGGTAACAATGTTATGAATACCGGCAGCAGCAATGCGATCAACAATGGTGCGCAGCAGTTTTTCATCAATCTCGCCGCGTTGATCGTAAGGGGTAACATGCACACCGGAAATACCGGCAAATGCAGCGTTGATATCTTTGCTCATAACAGGAGGCTCTCATCGTCAATCGGTTATTTTTTTAAATCCCGCGATAAAACCGACCGCGGGATTTTCAATTCAATGTATCAGCTGATCAGTGAATTTCCGGTTCGCCACTATCCAGTTGTTTCACAGGGATAGTTTCCAGAAAATCAAAATCGCAACCTTTGTTCGCCTGGCTGACATGCTGCTGGTACAACATGCCATAACCGCGCTCGAATTTTGGCGGCGGTGCCACCCACTGCGAACGGCGGGTTTCCAGTTCGGCATCGCTGATCAGCACATTCAGTTTTCTTGCCGGTACGTCCAGCTCAATCAAGTCACCGGTTTGTACCAGCGCGAAAGGCCCGCCGATATAGGATTCCGGCGCGACGTGTAATACGCAGGCGCCGTAGCTGGTGCCGCTCATACGCGCATCGGAAATACGCAGCATGTCGCGCACACCTTTGGCCAATAATTTTTGCGGAATAGGTAATTGCCCCCACTCCGGCATACCCGGCGCACCTTGTGGGCCAGCCTGTTTGAGTACGATGACCGAATTTTCATCGACATCCAGATCCGGATCATCAATGCGCGCGGCCATATCGGTGTAATTTTCAAACACCAGCGCACGACCCGTGTGTTTGAGCAAGTGTGGTTCGGCCGCCGGCGGTTTTATCACGGCACCATCCGGAGCAATGTTGCCGCGCAATACCGCGATGCCATCGCTTTCCGACAAGGCATTATCGCGAGCGCGAATCACGTCATCGTTAAATACCCGCGCACCGGCAATATTTTCGCCAAGGGTTTTTCCGGTAATGGTTTTTTGGTTTACATCGAGCAAATCTGTCAGCTGGTTGATCAACGCAGGCAAACCACCGGCGTAATAAAAATCTTCCATCAGGTATTTACCGGCCGGGCGCAAGTTCGCCAGCACCGGTGTAGTACGCGCCAATTCGTCAAAACGGTCAATGGTGAGATCAATACCGGCGCGGCGCGCCAGCGCAACAATGTGCACAATGGAATTGGTAGAGCCGGACAACGCCAGCGCAACGCGGATGGCATTGTCAAAAGATGCCGGGGTAATAATGTCGGAAGGCTTCAAGTCTTCCCACACCATATCCACAATGCGGCGACCCGTCAGCGATGCCATTTGAGCATGGCGCGAATCCGGCGCAGGGATGGAAGAAGCACCGGTCAAACAAAAGCCAAGCGTTTCGGCAACGCTGGTCATGGTAGATGCCGTACCCATGGTCATGCAGTGACCGGGCGAGCGGGCAATACCGTTTTCTACACCTTTCCAATCGTCCTCAGTGATATTACCGGCGCGCAATTCGGCCCAGTATTTCCAGGTATCCGAACCACTGCCGAGCGTTGCGCCGTTCCAGTTGCCGCGCAACATCGGGCCGCCCGGCATAAAAATAACCGGCAAATTCATGGTAATAGCGCCCATCAACATCGCAGGCGTGGTTTTGTCGCAACCGCCCATCAACACCGCACCGTCTGCCGGGTAAGCGCGCAGCAATTCTTCGGTTTCCATCGCCAGCATATTGCGGAACAACATCGCGGTCGGCTTCTGGAAAGGTTCGGACAAGGTAGACGCCGGCAATTCAACCGGAAAACCACCGGCTTGCCAGATGCCGCGTTTCACTTCTTCAACGCGGTCTTTGAAATGGGTATGACAGGGGTTGATATCGCTCCAGGTGTTGATAATGGCGATAACCGGCTTGCCCGCGTAATCGTCCTGGGTGAAACCCATTTGCGCGGTGCGTGAACGGTGACCAAACGAACGGAGGTCTTTCACCCCGTACCAACGGTGACTGCGAAGCTCTTCGGGACTTTTCTTTTTAGCCATGGTTTATATATCCGGCTGCAGGTTGATACGACAAACTCCGGGGCTGCCTTTCCACGAGGGCGGCGTAAAACATCCGCTATCGGCTCAGGGTTTGTCAGTTGATTATTGTGTTTTTCGAAACCAATGATTGCGCAATCATTTTGGGATTGCAAGCCTTTGTGCGTAATTTAAATTTTCAGGGAGAAAAGATCAGACCGAAGGCAGGGGAATTGTTACAGAGCGAAACAACGGGAAATCGGGTAACAGGAGGAAAAATGCGATAACTGCAAGGTTATCCGAAGATAAAGGAAAATGCCTGATTTTTCAGGCACTTTCCCGCTCAATAACAGCAAAGCCGGTATCAATAACACCGCCTGGCACCGCGTTGCTATCACCGGAATTCATCCGCGCCAGCAATGCCATGGCAGCGCGACGGCCAATTTCAGCGCCATTGACGCGAATGGTGGTGATAGGCGGTAACGTGTATTCCGAGAAGTCCAGATCACCGAATCCGATCACCGCCATGTCTTGCGGAATACGGATATTGCGTTGTTGCGCTTCCACCATAACCCCGTGTGCGAGAGTATCCGAACTGCAATACACGGCATCTATCGGGCCACTGGCCTGGTCGAGAATACCGGCAATACCTTCACGACCCAACTGGAACCGGGCGGGTGTTGGCACCTTGGCAACAATGGGTTCATCCACTCCGGCATTGGCCAGGGTTTGTAAAAAACCATCCAGACGCTTCACTGCACGCTGGTCATTAGCCGACACGGCCGCAAAACGGCGATGACCTTTAGCCAGCAAATACTCCGCTGCCGCCTCCCCTACCCGCGTGTGGGAAAAGCCGACCAGAGTATCAATAGGGTCAGGGCTGAGATCCCAGGTTTCCACCACGGGCACATCGGTAACTTCAAGGCGCTTGCGAATATCCGGGGCATGGTAAGTACCGGTGAGAATAATGCCATCCGGACGGCGGCCAAGAACCGCTTCCAGCAGTTGTTTTTCCTGCTCGTCTTCGTAGGCGGAAATACCCAGCAGGGTCTGATAACCGGCTTGCGCCAGGGTATCGGTAATGGCTTGCACCGTTTCAGCAAAGATGGAGTTGGCGATGGTGGGAACAATCAATGCCACCATACGGCTGCTACGGCTGGCCAGACCACCCGCGAGCATATTGGGCACGTAACCAATTTCATCAATGGCGCGCCGTACACGCTGCTGTGCATCTTCCGATACCAGATCCGGTTGATTGAGTACACGGGATACCGTGATAGGTGAAACACCGGCAACTTTGGCGACGTCAATTAATGTTGGCGCACGGCCGGAGGTGCTTTTTCTGGCGCGAGGATTTTTGGTAATTTTTTTAGTCATGGGCAGATAATTTCCCAGGTAAGCACTCTACCCGAAGAACAGGGCAACGAAATGATTGACGCTATCATAGGGCAAAAACAAAGGCTTGCAAGTGCTTTGTGGATTATCTGACGAGTAATAAAGACTTGAAGATGGCAGGCTTCATTCTGCCGTATGCCATCAGGATAATTGTTTCAAAAACGCATATATACGCTCCATGTAGCTCTGACGAGTCATCCCTCGCCGGGCGCCCCTGACTGACAGTTTTGAAACAATTATCCCGATGACAAACTCACATTGTGCAGGTCGTGGGTTTGGTAACAACGAGCAAACACGTCCCTGTGTTTCTTTTATGCTTAAAAGTGGCCGCGTACGGTCAGCGCGACATTGCGTGGATCGCCATAGAAATTATGGTAAGCACTATTGCCCACTCGTGAATAATAAGTCTTATCAAAAATATTGTTGACGTTCAATGTCGCTGTCCATTGCGGATGCATCCGGTATTCGATAAAAGTATTCCACACCGCATAACCGCTTTGCGTGAAATCATACGGGGTTTCGGTCGTAGCAGGTTGGCCACTGGTGTCATATATACGCACGGTGCCTGACGAATAATTTTCGCCCTGCGCCGTTACGCCACCACCCACGCGCCAATCCGACAATGCAGCGGGCAAGCGCCAACTGGTATAAATTTTTAACAAATGTCTGGGGGTCACTTTGCTAAAACGTCCGCTGCCGCCTCGTCTGGTTTCATTGTCATTCCATGTATAACCAACACTAACCCACCAGTCAGACGTAATCTCACCGCTCACTTCTGCGTCGACCCCTTGGCTGACCGCTTCGCCATCATCCAGCCAGCAGCAGTTACTACCCAGATCGCCAGG includes:
- a CDS encoding dihydrodipicolinate synthase family protein, whose protein sequence is MSKDINAAFAGISGVHVTPYDQRGEIDEKLLRTIVDRIAAAGIHNIVTGGNTGEFYAQDLDEVTRVYELAVEANAGRSCVTAGIGRSAREAIKLAAAAKKAGVDALMIHQPVDPFCSARLVVDYVRQIADSTDLPIIAYARSPLLLPEHFARMAEIPNVIGVKYAVPDPIRLAESIRATKGQAFQWICGLAESWALPFYACGARGFTSGLVNVNPELSLRFYRALEEGDQNKARALVDAIADFEIMRTYEANGANVTVVKEALVQMGFPVGPVRAPGVVALNAAQREKLALLLNEWRQLSLE
- the araD gene encoding L-arabinonate dehydratase → MAKKKSPEELRSHRWYGVKDLRSFGHRSRTAQMGFTQDDYAGKPVIAIINTWSDINPCHTHFKDRVEEVKRGIWQAGGFPVELPASTLSEPFQKPTAMLFRNMLAMETEELLRAYPADGAVLMGGCDKTTPAMLMGAITMNLPVIFMPGGPMLRGNWNGATLGSGSDTWKYWAELRAGNITEDDWKGVENGIARSPGHCMTMGTASTMTSVAETLGFCLTGASSIPAPDSRHAQMASLTGRRIVDMVWEDLKPSDIITPASFDNAIRVALALSGSTNSIVHIVALARRAGIDLTIDRFDELARTTPVLANLRPAGKYLMEDFYYAGGLPALINQLTDLLDVNQKTITGKTLGENIAGARVFNDDVIRARDNALSESDGIAVLRGNIAPDGAVIKPPAAEPHLLKHTGRALVFENYTDMAARIDDPDLDVDENSVIVLKQAGPQGAPGMPEWGQLPIPQKLLAKGVRDMLRISDARMSGTSYGACVLHVAPESYIGGPFALVQTGDLIELDVPARKLNVLISDAELETRRSQWVAPPPKFERGYGMLYQQHVSQANKGCDFDFLETIPVKQLDSGEPEIH
- a CDS encoding LacI family DNA-binding transcriptional regulator gives rise to the protein MTKKITKNPRARKSTSGRAPTLIDVAKVAGVSPITVSRVLNQPDLVSEDAQQRVRRAIDEIGYVPNMLAGGLASRSSRMVALIVPTIANSIFAETVQAITDTLAQAGYQTLLGISAYEDEQEKQLLEAVLGRRPDGIILTGTYHAPDIRKRLEVTDVPVVETWDLSPDPIDTLVGFSHTRVGEAAAEYLLAKGHRRFAAVSANDQRAVKRLDGFLQTLANAGVDEPIVAKVPTPARFQLGREGIAGILDQASGPIDAVYCSSDTLAHGVMVEAQQRNIRIPQDMAVIGFGDLDFSEYTLPPITTIRVNGAEIGRRAAMALLARMNSGDSNAVPGGVIDTGFAVIERESA